The nucleotide window CCGGGTCGATGATGATGAGGGTCTGGCAGCGCAGACGGTGCAGGTTCCCGATGGCCTCACCGGCTCCGCGCAGCGGTCCGACGCTCTCGGTGACCAGGCGCAGGCCATGGGCCTCGGCCCGGGCCAGGATGTGATCGCGGTAGACGACGTGGAGCTCCTGGTCCAGGCGGCACAGCAGCCCCAGGACGCGGGGGCGCGGGGCGCGCAGCAGGCTGCCGATGGGGTCGGCCTGGTAGCCCAGGCGCCGTGCGGCCGCCCCGATCCGACGGCGGGTGGACTCGCTGATCTGCGGGCTGCCGGCCAGCGCCCGGGAGACCGTGGAAGCGGAGTACCCGGTCGCCTCGGCGACATCCTTGAGCGTGGGGCGCCTCATCGGCTCTGCGCCTCCGGTGCTGCGGAGCCCCACTGGCCATCGTTCCCACGGCTGTCCCCGGGGCCATCCCCCTGGAGGCCGCCGCCGGGGCCCCCGGTGGGCTGGGGTCCGGAGCGCTGCGAGTCGGGGTCGGGGCCCGCCAGCCAGTCCTCGACCTGGGCCAGCCACTGCTGCTTGGAGTCCGCAGAGGCCAGTGAGGCGCGGATCGAGCCGCGCGCGAGCTCTGCCAGGGCCGCGTCGTCGCAGCCCAGGGATCGGGCGATCTCGTACTGGTCGACCAGCCGGGACTGGAAGAGCAGCGGGTCGTCGGCGCCCAGGGCCACCTGGGCCCCATGGGCCAGCAGTGCGGGGAGCGGCACCTGCTGCGTGCTGGGGTAGACGCCCAGGCCCACATTGGAGGCCGGGCACACCTCCAGGCTGATGCCCTGGCCGACCACCTCCGCCAGTAGCGCCGGGTCCTCCCCGGTGCGCACCCCGTGCCCCAGGCGGGTGGGGCCCAGGGCGGAGACCACCTCGCGCACATGCTCGGGCCCCAGCAGCTCCCCGCCGTGGGGCATGCAGGCCAGGCCGCCGCGGCGGGCGATGGCGAAGGCCGGGCCCCAGGAGGCCGTCTGCCCGGCGCGCTCGTCATTGGACAGCCCGAAGCCGACGACGCTGCCCGGATCCTGCCCGGCGTAGCGCACCGCCAGGCGGGCCAGGGTGCGCCCGTCCAGGGGGTGGCGCATGCGGGAGGCCGCCACGATGATCGCCACCTCCACGCCCGTCAGGGCGGTGGCCTGGCGGGCGGCGTCCAGGATGATCTCCAGGGCCGGGGTGATACCGCCCACGAAGGGGGCGTAGCTGGTGGGGTCCACCTGCATCTCCAGGCGGCGCGAGCCCTCAGCCGCGTCATCCATGGCCGCCTCCAGGACCAGGCGGCGCATGGTCTCCTCACTGCGCACCAGGGCTCGGGCAGTGTCGTAGGCGCGCTGGAAGCGGAACCAGCCCCGCCGGTCCGCCGGGACGCGCAGCGGGTCGCCGTCCAGGAGGCTGGCGGGCAGGCGCGTGCGCGTGGCGGTGGCGAGCTCGACCAGCGTCTCCAGGCGCATGGAACCCGTGAAGTGCAGGTGCAGGTGCGCCTTGGGCAGGGCGGCGAGATCGCGCATGGACGGAATTGTTCCATGAAGCGACCCCTCAGCCGGTGGCGGGACCCGCGGGCCGGACCCGCGGGCCGGACCCGCGGGCCGGACTCGCGGCCCGATCCGCGCCGGACCCACGGGGAACCGGTGCGCATCCCGCCCGCGAGCCCGGCCTGGACCTCTTATCCACGGCGAATCATGGTCTTGGCGCAGTCGGTGGGGCAGACTTGAGGCATGAACCACTCGTCGGCCACGCATGAGCCGGAGGAGGTCGCCCTGCTGACCGGGCCGCGCGCTGCCTCTGTGCTCTCGGCGGCATTGGCGCCCTCGGGGCAGGGACTGGCCAGCTGGGAGGTCCACTCGGTCCACCACCGCCCCGGCGCGGGGGTCTCCGTGGGCTACACCGCCGTCGTCGTCTCCGGGGGGCGCTCGACCACCGAGTACCTGTGCGCGACCACCGCCCGCCTGTCCAATCCCGGTGCCCCCGGGCTCACGCGCGTGGCCCCCACGGGAGGCGATGGGCCCGTGGTCCATGTGTGGCGCCACCCGGCCGACCCCGAGCTGCCGGGGCTGGCGGTGGCCTGCACCCCGGCGCTGCTCTCGGCCCGCATCGGCACTCAGATCAAGGCCACGATGGTGGCCTACCGCCCCACCCGCCGGGCAGTGGTGCGCACGACCTTCCCGGATAAGACCACCGCCTACGCCAAGGTCCTGCGCCCCACGCAGGCGGCCGGCTTCGCCCAGCGCCACCGCATGCTCACCGCCGCGGGTGTGCCGGCCCCGGAGGTGCTGCGGGAGGACTCCGACGGCCTGGTGCTCATCTCGGCCGGCTCCGGCGTGGCCCTGTCGAGCCTGCTGTCCCAGGGGATGGAGGTCGACCAGGCCGAGAGGGTCTTCAACGGCCTGATCTCCCTGCTGGACTCGCTGCCCCGCAGCGCCCTGCAGCTGCCCGTCCACCCCGCCTGGTCCGACCGGGCCCGCCACTACGCCCATGCCGCCGCCACCGTCCTGCCCCAGAGCGCGGTGCGCGCCCGGGCCGTGGCCGACGGCGTGGAGCACCTGATGAAGAGCTCGCACACCGGGCCGCTGGTCCCCGTCCACGGAGACTTCTACGAGGCCAATATCCTCATGGAGGGGGAGAAGGTCACCTGCCTGCTGGACGTGGACTCCCTGGGACCGGGCTACCGGGTCGATGACCTGGCCTGCCTGCTGGGGCATATCAGCGTCCTGGACCACCTGGCCCCCTCCTCCTACCCGCGCCTGCGCCCCATCCTGGAGACCTGGACGCGGATGGCCGAGGCCCTCGTGGACCCCGTGGCCCTGCGCGCGCGCTGCGCCGGGGTGGTCCTGTCGCTGGTGGCGGGCGCCCGGCGGGAGGACGGCGGGCCGTGGCGGGCCGACGCCGAGGGGCGCCTGGCGCGGGCCGAGGCCTGGCTGGCCCAGGGCCGCGAGATCCTGGCCCGCCGCGGTGCCCACTGAACGGGCCCGCTGAAGGGCGCTGAAGGGCCCAGCAGCTCCTCCGCCTTTCTCCGGGCTCGCCGCGCCTGCGGTGAGGGCGCCCTGCCCGGGGCGGGTGTCCGGGGCCGTCATCGTCCTGTCATCCCCATTGCCCGTAGGCTGCCCGCGAGTCCGGTGCCCGCCGGGCGGGAAGGCCAGTCATGCTCCATCCCCTCGCTCCAGTCGCCCTGGCAGGCCCTCTCGGGTCCGCTGGTGGATCCCCTGTGCCCGCACTGCCGGCGGCGGCTCCCGCCGGCTCGCCCGGGACCGCCTCCGCCGGCCTGCCGGCCGTACTGTCCTCAACGGCCCTGCCCGCCTCGACGGGGGCGGCCGGGCAGGCCGAGGCGGTGCTCAACGCCCTCCGCGACTTCATCTGGGGCCCGTGGTTCCTCATCCCCCTGCTCCTGGGCACCGGCATGGTGCTCACGGTGCGCCTGCGGGGCCTGCAGCTGCGCAAGCTCGGGCCGGCGCTGCGCTTCGCCCTCCTCGATCGCCAGGACGGGGAGAAGGACACCGCCGAGGGCGATATCTCCCACTACCAGGCCCTGACGACGGCGCTGGCGGCCACGGTCGGGGTCGGCAATGTCATCGGCGTGGCCACGGCCATCCACCTGGGTGGCCCGGGGGCCCTGTTCTGGATGTGGGTGACGGCGCTGTTCGGCATGGCCTCGAAGTACGCCGAGGCCTTCCTGGCGGTGCGCTTCCGCACCACCGACGCCCACGGCAAGCAGTCCGGTGGGCCCCAGTACTACCTGCGCCACGCCATCAAGGGCCCCATGGGGCGCTTCCTGTCGGTGTTCTTCGCCGTGGCCGCCATCCTGGCCTCCTTCGGGATCGGCTCGACCACCCAGTCCAATGCGGTGGCCGCTCAGCTGTCCCACTCCTTCGGTTGGGACCCGGCCCTGGTGGGGATCCTGCTGGCTATCGCCGTCGGCGCGGTGCTCCTGGGCGGCATCAATGCCATCGGCACCGTCACGGCTGCCTTCGTGCCCATGATGATCGTCTTCTACGTCTCGGGGTGCCTCTACATCCTGGCGGCCAATATCGGCTCCATCCCCGACGCCCTGGGCATGGTCCTCCAGGGGGCCTTCACCGGCTCGGGGGCGGCGGGCGGATTCCTGGGCTCCACAGTCCTCCTGGCCATCCAGTACGGGGTGGCCCGGGGCATCTTCTCCAATGAGTCGGGCATGGGATCGGCGGCCATCGCCGCAGCGGCGGCCAAGACCAAGCACCCCACCCGCCAGGGCCTGGTGTCCATGACCCAGACCTTCATCGACACCATCATCGTGGTCACCTGCACGGGCCTGGTCATCCTGACCACGGGCAGCTGGATGGGGCAGGACCCCGAGACCATGACGGCGGAGGCCTTCAGCCACGGCCTGCCCGGCCAGTGGGGCCACTACATCGTCTCGGTGGCCCTGGTCTTCCTGGCCTCCTCCACCATCCTGGGGTGGGCCTACTACGCCGAGCGCTGCGTGGTCAGGCTCGTGGGGGTCCACGGGGTGCTGCCCTTCCGCATGGTGTTCACCATCGCCGTCTTCATCGGCTCGGTAACGAGCCTGGATGCGGTGTGGGCCTTCGCGGATATCGCCAACGGGCTCATGGCCGTGCCCAACCTCATCGGCCTGCTCGTGCTCTCGGGCCTCATCGTCCGTGAGACCCGCGACTACCTGGCCCAGGACCCCCACCTGCGCCGGCCCGGGGGCGAGTTCACCTCCGTGCCGGGGTCGCCGGCGCTCCAGGAGTCCTGAGCCCCGATCCGGCGGGCGGACCCCCGGGGCACCGACCGGCACGACCCCGCCCCATTCTCCCGGTCCGAGGCGGGGATAGGCGTTATGGTGATGTGATCCCTGCGGCACGGCTCCCGCCCCGGGGCGGGAGCCGTCGTCGCCGCGTGTCGAGAGAAGGTGCGTCGTGCCCGCTGAACCCCCTGTGCCCGCCGCTGATCCCGGGACGCCCGCTGAGGCGCCGCATCACGAGGCGCCGGGCGCCTACCGGGTGCTGACCATGTCCTCCATCGCCTTCACCCTCATGTTCGCGGTGTGGCTGATGTTCGGGATCCTGGGCAAGCCGATCCAGAAGGAGTTCGGCCTCGACGCCGTCCAGTTGTCCTGGATCAGCGCCGTCGCGGTCCTCAACGGCTCCATGTGGCGCTTGCCCGCGGGGATCCTGGCCGACCGCTACGGCGGCAGGATCGTCATGACGGTGATGATGGCCCTGGGCGCCGGGGCCTGCGTGCTGGTGTCCATGGCCTCCAGCTACGCCATGCTGCTGGTCCTGGCCTTCTGCGTCGGCATCGTGGGCAACTCCTTCTCCAGTGGCATCGCCTGGAACTCCGCCTGGTTCTCCGAGAGGCACAAGGGCCTGGCCCTGGGGGTCTTCGGGGCGGGCAATGTGGGGGCCTCGGTCACCAAGCTCATCGGCCCGGGCATCATCGCGGCGACGGCGGGCTCCACCTACCTGCTGGGCATCCAGGGCGGGTGGCGCCTCATCCCCGTGGTCTACGCCGTGCTGCTGGTCGTGTGCGCGGTGACCCTGTGGCTCATCACCCCGAGCCCGGACCGCAAGCCCGGCCGCTCCACCCCGGTGCGCGTCATGCTCCGGCCCATGTCGGATATCCGCGTGTGGCGCTTCAGCCTCTACTACGTCATCGTCTTCGGCGCCTACGTGGCCTACTCGGCGATCCTGCCCGGCTACTACCAGGACGCCTTCGGGGTGTCGCTGGGCACCGCGGGCCTGCTGACGGCCTCCTTCATCTTCCCCGCCTCCCTGCTGCGCCCCCTGGGCGGGTGGGTCTCGGACAGGTGGGGGGCCCGCGCCGCCATGTACGGCACCTTCCTCATCATCGGGGCGGTGCTCACCGTCCTGTGCCTGCCCTCGGGCGTCGATGAGCAGGGCAGGGCCTACGGGCTGCCCCTGTGGCTGGTGGTGCTGCTCATCTTCCTGGTGGGCTGCTCCATGGGCATCGGCAAGGCCGCGGTCTACAAGCACATCCCCACCTACTTCCCGGGCAATGTGGGCTCCGTGGGAGGCCTGGTGGGCATGCTCGGCGGCCTGGGCGGCTTCTTCCTGCCCCCGGCCTTCGCCTATATCGAGGGTCTGACCGACCTGACCTCCACCCCCTTCATCGTCCTGACCCTCATCACCGGGCTGACCCTCATCTGGATGCACCTGGTCATCACGCGCATGAGGCGCGCCCAGCCGCAGGCCGACCTCATCGACGTTCCTGCGGCGTCGGCCGCCGAGGCCGGGAGCTGAGGCCGGGAGCCGACGCCGGCCGGTGGGTCCGGCTGCCGAGACGGGCCACCCGGCCCCGGGATCGGTGCGGGAGATGGACCCCTGCGCCGCCGGCACCACCGAGGTCCGTGGCGCGCCGCGTCCCTGCCACCTGGTGAGGGCGGCAGGGACGCGTGAGTGCGGGACGCCTGGAGGCCGGGCCCGGCTACTCGACCTCAGCCAGCAGGGCCTGGACGCGCCCGACGCCCTCGGCCAGGTCGTCGTCGCCCAGGGCGTAGGACAGGCGCAGGAAGCCGGAGGGGCCGAAGGCCTCACCGGGGACCACCGCCACCTCGGCGTGCTCCAGGATGAGCCCGGCCAGGGTGGCCGAGGAGTCGATCCCGGTGCCGCGCAGGGTGCGCCCGATGAGCCCCTCGACGCTGGGGTAGGCGTAGAAGGCGCCCTGGGGGACCGGGACGGTCAGGCCCTCAATGGCGGTGAGCATCTCGATCATGGTGCGACGGCGCCGGTCGAAGGCCGTGCGCATCTCCTCCACCGCGGCCAGGTCCCCGGCCACGGCCGCCAGGGCGGCGCGCTGGGAGACGTTGGCGACGTTGCTGGTCAGGTGTGACTGGAAGTTGGTGGCCGCCTTGATGACGTCGCCGGGTCCGATCATCCAGCCCACGCGCCAGCCGGTCATGGCGTAGGTCTTGGCCACCCCGTTGAGCACGATGGTCTGCTCGGCCAGCTCGGGGACGAGGGCGACGATGTGGGCGGGGGCGGCGCCGTCGTAGAGGAGGTGCTCGTAGATCTCGTCGGTGATGACCCAGATGCCGTGCTCCAGCGCCCACTGGCCGATGGCGGTCAACTCGGCGGGGGTGTAGACGCTGCCGGTGGGGTTGGAGGGGGAGCACACGAGCAGGGCCTTGGTGCGCTGGGTGCGGGCGGCCTCGAGCTGGTCGACGGTGACCTTGTAGTCCTGCTCGGCGCCGGCGAAGACCTCCACGGTGGTGCCCCCGGCCAGTGCGATGGCCTCGGGGTAGGTGGTCCAGTAGGGGGCGGGAAGCAGGACCTCGTCGCCGGGGTCGACGACGGCGGCGAAGGCCTGGAAGACGGCCTGCTTGCCGCCGTTGGTCACCAGGATGTCCTCGGGGGAGGGCTCGTAGCCCGAGTCCCGCAGGGTCTTGGCGGCGATGGCCTCGCGCAGGACCGGCAGGCCCTTGGCGGGGGAGTACTTGTGGTTGGCGGGGTCCTTGGCGGCCTCGACGGCGGCCGCGACGATGTAGTCGGGGGTGGCGAAGTCGGGCTCCCCGGCACCGAAGCCGATGACCGGGCGGCCGGCGGCCTTGAGGGCCTTGGCCTTGGCGTCCACGGCGAGGGTGGCGGAGGGGGCGATGGCGGACAGGCGGGCGGAGACGCGGCTCTTGGGCGCGGTGCTGGCTGTGCTCACGGCTCCCATCGTCCCACACCGCCCTGCCGTGCCGCCCGCTCAGGGCGCACGGGGATGGTCGTGTCCTCCAGGCGGGCCCGGTGGGCCTCGGGGCGGTGCCGGCCAGCTCTGGAGGCGTTTTCCGCGCGGGGCGGCCCGACGCATCCGCTCCCCTCCCGCTGGATGCGGCTGCCTGTGGGATGCACGTGCTCGTGGGCATGTGCGGGGCTCAGATGGGCGGCGTTTGGCGGAAAGGTCGTCACTTGGCGGAATGGACGACACCTACAAGGTACGTCCATTCCGCCAAGTGACGACCTTTCCGCGAAGTGGGGTTCAACCTATGCGCCCACCTCAGTACCGCAGGCCGCCCTGCCAAGCGCATGCGCAGCCTTCCAGGGAGGGACGACTACTCGCGGGCCGGGTGGGGAGTCCTTTCGCCTGTCGCCTCGATGGGCAGGCCATTGGCCGAATCGGGGTACAGGTCCAGGAGGTAGCTGTAGCGCCGTATGGGGGCGCCGGTGATCCTCGCGGTCTCAGCGGCACGAGCGGAGGCTGCCCGCAGGTCGGCGGCGAGCTCGCCGATTCGAGGCCCGAGTCGTGCGGCGTCCTCCTCCAGGAGCCACACCGTGCCATCGGCGTGGTGAGTGGGGGTGAGCCCGGTGAGCTCCGCGGCGCGCAGAGCATCGGCGTGGCGCAGGTGGATGGTCCGCATGAGGTCGGTGAAGGCGGCGGCAGTCGGGGCATCGGAGTCGTCGCTGCGTGCCCCGTTGAGGATCTGCGGTGAGGCGGTGTACCAACGCTCGTGGGCGGCCGCGCCTGCTGGGGGCTCGGCCGCCACGAGGAGCCCTGCCCTGTGCAGGGTGCTGACGTGGTAGCGCACGACATTGCCCGGCTCGCCCAGGGCCTGAGCCAGGTCCTGGGGCCGCAAGGGCTGAGAGGAGCTGCGCAGCTCCTCGATGATCCGCAGCCGCAGGGGATGCGAGATGGCGCGCAGGGCTCGGGTGTCTGCAGAAACCTCAGGCATGGGATCAGGGTAGCGCCGACGAGCGCGGGCGGCAGGAGTTGTTGCGCAGCAGTTATTGCGCAACAACTCCTGCTCTCCTATGCTGGGTGGGTGCGAGGCGTTGATGGTTGCGACGATGGTTGCGAGCAGTGTGACCGGGGCGCGAGGCATCCTCCGTCGCTGTGGCGGAATCGCGACTATCTGAGGTGGTTCACCGGCGATTTTCTGGGTGATCTGGGATCCTCCCTGCGGGGCTTCGCGATGCCCCTGGTGGCATTGACGATCGGTGGGACGGCGACCAGCTCGGGGATGATCGGCACACTCACCCGAGTCGCCTGCGTGGCGGCGCTCGTGCCCGGCGGCGTGCTCGCCGACAGGGTGAACCGGCGCGGCCTCATTGTTCGAGGGCACCTCTTACGCGCGGTGGTCTTCACCGCCGTCGTACTGGCCTGGTGGTTGGGGGCGCTGAGCATGTGGGTGCTCTGCCTGGCGGCCGTGTGCTCAGGCGCTATGTCAGGGGTCTTCGGCCTGGCCTCCGATGCGGCCGTCAAGAATGTCGTCCCGGAGGATCAGCTTCCCTCCGCGGCGGCGGCCAACCAGGCTCGGTCTAGTGCTGTGGAGCTGGTCTCCTCTCCACTGGCAGGCCTGCTCCTGGCGGTATCACCCGTGCTTCCCTTCCTGGCGGAGGTATCAGGTCACGTCCTCGGGGCTGCCTGCGCGGCCGGGATCGAGGCCGACATGGAGCCTGGTGACGAGGGCGAGCCGGTCGAGCAGGAGCCGCGCTCCTTCATCCGTGACCTGCGGCAGGCCTGCCGGCTGCTGGCCTCCCAGCCGCCCCTGCTGGCTCTTGCCGCCGCCTGCTCCTTAGGAAGTGCGGCCCTGACGGGCTTCTTCCTGGGGCTCATGCTCTGGTGGAGGCTTCAGGAGGTCCCGACCGCGCAGATCGGGCTCCTGCTGACGGCTCCGAGCGCGGCGATGCTCCTGGGGGCAGCCCTCGCGCCCCTGATCATCGACCGCCTGCCGGCGGGGGCGATCCTCATCGGCTTTCAGGCCGTCCATGCGCTGGTACTGCTGTCCTGTGCACTGACCCGGGTTCCGCTTGTTCAAGCGGCTCTTCTCGCGTGCGCCGGGCTGATCCTGCCGGTGTGGAACGCTGAGGCGAGCGCGCGCATGATGCGCCTCATCCCCAGTGGTGGCATGGGGCGAGTACTGGGCCTGATCCAGACCTTGATCATGGCGCCACCGATCCTCGCCCCGTTCCTGGCGGGGCGCGGCCTTGATCTTCTTGGGGGGATGCCCACCCTGGTGCTCTTCGCCGTCGTCGATCTGCTTGCCGCTGGTGTCCTCATCGGGGCCCGCGGTGCATGGGTGCGGCCGCGCTTGGAGGCCGGGTGGGCCGTGGGCCGGTAGTGCCCCTCGATTGCTCCGGCCTCACACGGGTTGGGGTGGGGCGGTCGTCAGTCAGCGGAACGAGCGATGGCGGGCGGGCGCAGACCCGTGCTCCGGCGGCGGTGCGGGCCGTGCTCAGGAGGTCCACGGCTCCACGCCGGTGGCCTGGAGGATGCGGGTGAGCATGGCCACCCGCGTGGGCAGATCCGCCTCGGCGGGCACCTGGCACTTGGCGCCCAGGTAGCCGGCGGCAGGAGCCGTGGAGTCGGGCCCGACGGCGGCCAGGGCGCACTCGCGCACGCGCGCGGCGCTCATCGCCGAGCCCGGCTCGTCGGTCTCCAGGGGCAGGTGGCCGTCCATCCAGGCCTTGGCGTAGGGGGTGTCCACCGGGCCGGCCCCCGAGAAGGCCACTCCCTCCAGGACCCCGGCGGCCCGGGCGGTGCGCACATGCTCCAGTGGGACCCCGGCGTCGTGGGCCTCCAGGGCGCTGCGCCCCCAGTTCAGGCTCATGCGCACCCCGGGATGGTCCAGCTCGCGCAGCACCTCGAGCTCCTCGGCCAGGGTCAGCATCCGCTTCTCCCCGCGGTCGTCGCTGACGTAGGCGTCGCAGTGCTCCACCAGCAGCAGCGCCCCGCCCCAGTCCCAGTCGGCCACCTCGGCCAGGGACTCCCCGAAGGCCTCCGCCACGTGCGCCACCCCCGGCGCCCCCGAGGGCGCCGAGTGCAGCTCGACCCCGGCCACGACGTCGCGCCCGGCCGCCTCCCGCAGGGCCTCGACGCCGTCGCGCACGGCGCGGGTGAAGGCCAGGGCCTCGGTCCGCCCGGTGCGGTCGGTGGAGGCCAGGCCGAACGTGGCGGTGGCCCACACGCGCACCATGGTCCCGGGGATCGCGGTGACGATATTGCGGTCCCAGGCGGGGGCGAGCCGCCCCACCAGCCAGTCGATGCCGGCGGGGCCGGCCAGGTCGTCGCGGAAGGGCAGCTCCAGGCCCCGGACGTTGGGGACGGCGGCCAGCAGCCGGTAGTACTCCTCGACCTCCTCCTGCCTGCCCGGCAGGGAGGCGTAGGCGCCCAGAACGGCGATCGGGCGTGGCGAGGGGCCGGCGGTGGCTCCGGCAGGGCTGGCCGGGCCGGTGGGGCCCGAGCTGGGGCCGGTGGCGGGGCCGGCAGTAGGGCGGGCGGTGGGATCGCCGGTGGGGGTCATGCTCTCCTCCTTGAGCGCAATGGGTGCGATGGGGCCGGCAATGCTGCCGGGACCGGTGGGGGCGCCGCCGGTGGTGGGCGACGTCGTCGCAGCCCCACCGAAGCATCAGACATCAGATGATACGCCACCGGCGACGTGTCGCAGCCCACGGCGGCAGGCTGTCGTGGAGGGCTGTCCATGTGGCAGACTAGGGCACCGCTGAAGGGCAGTGGCGCAATTGGTAGCGCACCGGTCTCCAAAACCGGCGGTTGTGGGTTCGAGTCCCGCCTGCCCTGCTGAGAACGGCGGATCTGTCGGGGGATCCCGTCGGTTCCGTCTTCTCGCCCGTATGCGGGCACTGACCGAGCCGTATGACCCTGAGGACCGACATTCATGAGCGAGAGCGCAGCGAGCACCCCCCGCAAGAGCCGTGGCGGCATCTTCGGGCGTATTGCCCTGTTCATCCGCCAGGTCATCGACGAGCTGCGCAAGGTCGTGTGGCCTACCCGCTCCGAGATGAGCACCTACTTCGTCGTCGTGGTCGTCTTCATCCTCGCCATCATGCTGTTCACCGGCGTGCTGGACTTCGTCTTCAACCGCGCCGTCACGTGGATCTTCGTCTGAGCGCGGACTGGGCTGCCGATCAGCAGCCTCCCGGGCGCGCCTGACATACTTGGGGGCCGTGCCCCGCCCGCATCGAGCCACCGGAAAGCAGGTACACCATGTCAGAGGACACCTCCGCCCAGCCCTTCGCCGAGGGCGTTGAGGACGTCGAGGGCGCGCAGCAGGCCACTGCCCCGCAGGTCGACGAGCACTCCGAGGCCACTGGGTCCAACGGGGCCGTCGAGTCCCCCGAGATTGAGGCCGCCGCCCAGGAGGCGCCGGTGATCGACCCCCTGGAGGAGTTCCGCAAGCAGATGTCCGCCCTGCCCGGGGAGTGGTACGTGCTGCACACCTACTCCGGCTATGAGCGCCGGGTGGCCACCGACATCATGACCCGCGCCGAGAACTTCGAGGTCGAGGACTACGTCTTCGATGCCACGGTCCCCATGGAGACCGTCATCGAGATCAAGAACGGGTCCAAGAAGAAGGAGGTCTCCCGTGTGCGCATCCCCGGCTACGTCTTCGTGCGCATGGATCTGGACGACCCGGAGACCTCCGACCGCGTGTGGCGCACCATCAAGGACACCCCGGCCGTCACCGGCTTCGTCGGCGACCGCTACAACCCGGTGCCCCTGACCTTCGAGGAGGCCGTCTCCCAGCTCGGCCCCACCCCCGAGGAGGTGGCCGCCCAGCAGGCCGAGGCCCAGGCTGCCCCGGAGTCCGGCTCGGGCACCCAGATCACCGCGGACGGCAAGGTCTTCGAGGTGGCCTTCGAGGTGGGCGAGTCCGTCATCGTCACCGACGGGCCCTTCGAGACACTGCCCGCCACCATCGCCGAGATCCACCCCGAGACCCAGAAGCTCCAGGTGCTCATCTCCCTGTTCGGCCGCGACACCCCCGCCGAGCT belongs to Actinomyces capricornis and includes:
- a CDS encoding DUF4862 family protein; amino-acid sequence: MTPTGDPTARPTAGPATGPSSGPTGPASPAGATAGPSPRPIAVLGAYASLPGRQEEVEEYYRLLAAVPNVRGLELPFRDDLAGPAGIDWLVGRLAPAWDRNIVTAIPGTMVRVWATATFGLASTDRTGRTEALAFTRAVRDGVEALREAAGRDVVAGVELHSAPSGAPGVAHVAEAFGESLAEVADWDWGGALLLVEHCDAYVSDDRGEKRMLTLAEELEVLRELDHPGVRMSLNWGRSALEAHDAGVPLEHVRTARAAGVLEGVAFSGAGPVDTPYAKAWMDGHLPLETDEPGSAMSAARVRECALAAVGPDSTAPAAGYLGAKCQVPAEADLPTRVAMLTRILQATGVEPWTS
- the secE gene encoding preprotein translocase subunit SecE; translation: MSESAASTPRKSRGGIFGRIALFIRQVIDELRKVVWPTRSEMSTYFVVVVVFILAIMLFTGVLDFVFNRAVTWIFV
- the nusG gene encoding transcription termination/antitermination protein NusG, which encodes MSEDTSAQPFAEGVEDVEGAQQATAPQVDEHSEATGSNGAVESPEIEAAAQEAPVIDPLEEFRKQMSALPGEWYVLHTYSGYERRVATDIMTRAENFEVEDYVFDATVPMETVIEIKNGSKKKEVSRVRIPGYVFVRMDLDDPETSDRVWRTIKDTPAVTGFVGDRYNPVPLTFEEAVSQLGPTPEEVAAQQAEAQAAPESGSGTQITADGKVFEVAFEVGESVIVTDGPFETLPATIAEIHPETQKLQVLISLFGRDTPAELSFTQVAKI